GCCGCGACCAGCAGCGCAAACGGCAGCGCCGACGCGGCCGCCACCACCGACCACTGTCCGCGCTGGCTGTGATAGGCCCTGAGCACGACCAGCCACCACGCCGTTGCCACCGTCAGCTCGCCCAGACCGCGCGCCATCAGGCGCAGCGGCGGGGCCGAATATGCCCAGCCGAGCAGCACGCCCGCCGCGCCGATGGCGATCAGCCCGCCACCCGCCCCCAGTGCGAGCCACATCCCGCCCAACACCACCAGACCGGTCAGCCCCAGCGCGAGCGCACGCGCCTGCGCCGGCGAGGCGTCGCCAGAGGGGATGACGCGCGAGCCACCGGTGAAAGGCGACAGCGGCGCGGGGTTGGCCGCATCCGCGCCGTTGAGGGCATCGTGGTAATCGTTCCACGCATTCGCGGCCGCGTGGGCGAGCACGGCCAGCGCGACGGTGACGCCGGCGCGCAGCGGGTCGAACCCGCAGCCGCACGCCGCCGCCATCGCCAGCCCCAGTGCCACCGCCGCGACCGTCACCCACAGAAAACCCGGGCGGGCGAGGCGCCAGGCGGCGGCCGGTGTCAGGGGGGCGGCAGGGGCGGGCGGGGTGGACATATTACCGACTATAGCCTTTGCGCGGCGCGGGGCGCACCGGGCGAGGGCGCGACCGTGCCCGATGGCGTAGAATGCCCGCCGAAGTTGACGTTTACGTCAACGTCAAGGCGTAAACCGCTGTCGGCGCGGGGTGTAGGGGCGTCCAGCCCCGCCCGGCCGTGATGGGAGCACCATGGCCAGCCAGACCACTTACACCATCGGCGATCTCGCGCGGGAGTTCGACCTCACCACGCGCGCGATCCGCTTCTACGAGGACATGGGCCTGCTGCAGCCCAAACGCACCGGACCCGGGGGGCGCAGCCGCGTGTACTCCGCGCGGGACCGCACGCGGCTCAAGCTCGTGCTGCGCGCCAAGCGGCTGGGGCTGAGCCTGTCGGAGGCCAAGGAGCTGATCGACATGTACGACAGCCCGCGCGACACCGGGCCGCAGCTGCGCAAATTCCTGGAGGTGCTCGCGGTGCACCGGCGGCAGATCGAGGACCAGATGGCCGACCTGCAGGCGACGCTGGACGAAATCAAGGCCCACGAAAAGGAGGCGCGCGCGCTGCTCGCCCGCTTGGGCGAGGGGGCGGCCAGCCCCGGAAAAGCGGCCTGACGCGCGTGCCGGACACGGCATAATTGACGTTTACGTAAACGTCAATAGGCGTTGGCAAAACGCGTTGCATCGAAGACCCTGCCCATGACCGCCACCACCGCCGAACTCGTCCACGTGGCGCCCGACGGCACGCGCCACCCGTGCGCCGTCATGCAGCAGACGCTGATGCCCGTGCCCAAAACCGAATGACACCCGCTACCCCTCACAGGAGACGACCCATGACGCATCTGCCCGGCCTCGACTTCCAGCTCGGCGAGGATATCGACGCCCTGCGCGACGCGGTGCGCGCCTTCGCCGCCGCCGAGATCGCGCCCCGCGCGGCCGAGATCGACCGCACCGACCAGTTCCCGATGGACCTGTGGCCCAAGATGGGCGAGCTCGGCGTGCTCGGCATCACGGTCGAGGAGACCTACGGCGGCGCGGGCATGGGGTATCTGGCGCACATGATCGCGATGGAGGAGATCAGCCGCGCCAGCGCCTCGGTGGGTTTGTCCTACGGTGCGCACTCCAACCTGTGCGTCAACCAGATCCGCCGCAACGGGACCGAGGCGCAAAAGCGCAAATACCTGCCCAAGCTGATCAGCGGTGAGCACGTCGGTGCGCTGGCGATGAGCGAGCCCGGCGCCGGTTCCGACGTCGTGAGCATGAAGCTGCGCGCCGAGGACAAGGGCGGCTACTACCTGCTCAACGGCAGCAAGATGTGGATCACCAACGGCCCGGACGCCGACACGCTGGTCGTGTATGCGAAGACCGAGCCGGAGCTGGGCGCGCGCGGCATCACCGCCTTCCTCATCGAAAAGGGGATGAAGGGCTTTTCGGTGGCGCAAAAGCTCGACAAGCTCGGCATGCGCGGCAGCCACACCGGCGAACTGGTGTTCGAGAATGTCGAGGTGCCGGCGGAGAATATCCTGGGCGGCCTCAACAACGGTGTGAAGGTGTTGATGAGCGGCCTGGACTACGAGCGCGCGGTGCTCGCCGCCGGGCCGGTCGGCATCATGCAGGCGGTGATGGACAACGTCATCCCCTACATCCACGACCGCAAGCAGTTCGGCCAGTCGATCGGTGAGTTCCAGCTCATCCAGGGCAAGGTGGCCGACATGTACACCACGCTGCAGGCGGCGCGCTCCTTCCTCTACACCGTGGGCAAGAACCTCGATCGGCTCGGCAGCGACCATGTGCGCCAGGTGCGCAAGGACTGCGCCAGCGTCATCCTGTGGTGCGCGGAGCAGGCCACGCGCATGGCCGGCGACGGCATCCAGATCTTCGGCGGCAACGGCTACATCAACGAGTATCCGCTGGGCCGGCTGTGGCGCGACGCCAAGCTGTATGAGATCGGCGCCGGCACCAGCGAGATCCGCCGCATGCTGATCGGGCGCGAGCTGTTCGCGGAGACGATGTAATGCCCTGGCGGCACCTGCTGGCGCACAACCGGGAGTGGGCCGCGCGGATGGAGGCCGAGCGGCCGGGGTTCTTCGCGCGCCTGGCCCAGCAGCAGTCGCCGCGCTATATGTGGATTGGCTGCTCCGACAGCCGCGTGCCCGCGAACCAGATCACGGGGCTGGAGCCCGGCGAGGTGTTCGTGCACCGCAACGTGGCCAACGTCGTGGTGCCCACCGACCTCAATTGCCTGAGCACCATCCAGTACGCGGTGGACATGCTGCGCGTGGAGCACCTGATGGTCGTCGGCCACTACGGCTGCGGCGGCGTGCAGGCGGCGCTGGAGGGCATCCGCGTCGGGCTGGCCGACAACTGGCTGCGGCACGTGCGCGACGTGGCGGACCGCCATCAGCGGTGGCTGCTGGCGGTGCCAGCCGAGCGCCGGCTGGACCTGCTGTGCGAGCTCAACGTCATCGAGCAGGTGCGGCACGTCGCGCAGTCGACGGTGCTGCAGGACGCCTGGGCACGCGGCCAGCCGGTGATGCTGCACGGCTGGGTCTATGGCCTCAAGGACGGCCTGCTGCAGGATCTGCGCTTGTCGATGGACAGCCCCGACCGGGTCGAGGCCGTCTACCGTGCGGCGTGCGAGGTGGCGGCGTGCCGCCATGGTGCCGATCTGTCATGATCGGGGCTGTTGCCGCACCCGAGACACCCGCCATGCTGCTGTCCCGACTCGACTCCCAGCTCGCCTACGACATCGCGCGCGCGATGATCGACGGCTTCAACCGCCACTACCGGCTGTTTCGCACCGAGTCCGCCCGCGCCAAGCACCGTTTCGAGACGGCGGACTGGGCCGGCCAGCAGCGCGCGCAGCGCGAGCGCATCGAGTTCTATGACCTGCGCGTGAAAGAGTGCGTCACGCGCCTGGAACGCGAGTTTCGCGCCTCGCAGCAGCCCATGGAGGTCTGGCAGCAAGTCAAGCTGCTCTACATCGGCATGCTGGTGGACCACCGCCAGCCGGAGCTGGCCGAGACCTTCTTCAACTCGGTCACGACCAAGATCCTGCACCGCAGCTACTTCCAGAACGATTTCATCTTCGTCCGCCCGGCGATCAGCACCGAATACATCGAGCCGGAGGACCCGAACGCCCACACCACCTACCGCTGCTACTACCCCAAGTCCGTCGACGAGCTGCCGGCCACGTTCACGCGCCTGATCGAGGATTTCGGCCTGCGCGTGCCGTTCGAGGATTTGGCGCGCGACGTCGGTGACGTCGTCGCGGGGCTGTTGCCGCTGTTCGACCACCGGCGGCTGCGTGCCAACTTCCAGATCCAGGTGCTCGACAGCCTGTTCTACCGCAACAAAGGCGCGTACGCGGTGGGCAAGCTCATCAACGGTTTTCAGGAGGTGCCGTTTGCGCTGCCCATCCTGCACGACGAGCAGGGGCGGCTCGTCATCGACGCGCTGCTGCACGGCGAGGACGACCTGCTGATGGTGTTCAGCTTCGCGCGCGCGTACTTCATGGTCGACATGGAAGTGCCCAGCGCGTACGTGCAGTTCCTGCGCAGCCTGATGCCGCGCAAGCCGCGCGCGGAGTTCTACAACGCGCTGGGCTTGGCCAAGCAGGGCAAGACACTCTTCTACCGCGACTTCCTCTACCACCTGCGGCACAGCACGGACCAGTTCCGCATCGCCCCCGGCATCAAGGGCATGGTGATGCTGGTGTTCGACCTGCCGAGTTTTCCGTTCGTCTTCAAGGTCATCAAGGACCGCTTCCCGCCGCAGAAGGAAACGACGCGCGAACAGATCCGCGCCAAGTACCAGCTCGTCAAGCAGCACGACCGGGTGGGGCGCATGGCCGACACGCTCGAGTTCTCCAACGTCGGCTTTCCGCGCGCGCGCTTCAGCGACGAGTTGATCGCCGAGCTGCTGGAGCACGCGCCGAGCCAGGTCGAGATCGGCGACCGCGACGGCGACGGCACGCAGGAGGTGCTGATTAAGCACGTCTACATCGAGCGGCGCATGATCCCGCTCAACATCTACCTGCAGGAGTGTTTCGACACACTGCAGCGCGATCCGAACGACGCGCGCGCGCGCCAGCAGCTCGAACACGCCGTCATCGAATACGGCAACGCGATCAAGGACCTGGTGGCGGCCAATATCTTCCCGGGCGACATGCTGTGGAAGAACTTCGGCATCACGCGCCACGGCAAGGTGGTTTTCTACGACTACGACGAGATCGAGTACATCACCGACTGCAACTTTCGCCGCGTGCCGCCGCCGCGCGACGAGGACGACGAGTTGTCGGGCGAGGTGTGGTACTCGGTCGGTCCGCACGATGTGTTCCCGGAGACGTTCGGGCCGTTCCTGCTGGCCAACCCCCTGGTGCGCGAGGTCTTCATGCGCCACCACGCGGACCTGCTCGACCCCGCCTACTGGCAGGCGCACAAGGAGCGCATCCTCGCCGGCCACGTGCACGACGTCTTCCCCTACGAGCGCGAGCGGCGCTTTCGCGCGCACCGCATCGTGCCCCTGTCCCCGACGGCGGAGGACGCCAGTGCGTCGGCCGCTTCCCCCTCCCCCCAACCGATAGGAGTGACCCCATGAGCCAAGCCGATCCGATCGTCATCGTCGGTGCCGCGCGCACCCCGATGGGCAGTTTCCAGGGTGATTTTTCGTCGCTGGCTGCGCATGACCTGGGCGCGGCGGCGATCCGCGCCGCCGTCGAGCGCGCCGGGATCGCCCCCGACGCGGTGGACGAGGTGCTGATGGGCAACTGCCTGATGGCCGGTCAGGGCCAGGCCCCGGCGCGCCAGGCGGCGCTCAAGGCCGGTCTGCCCAAGAGCGCCGGCGCGGTGACGCTGTCCAAGATGTGCGGCTCGGGCATGCGCGCCGCGATGTTCGCGCACGACATGCTGGTCGCCGGCACGGCCGACGTCGTCGTCGCCGGTGGCATGGAGAGCATGACCAACGCCCCGTACCTGCTGCTCAAGGGGCGCGGCGGCTACCGCATGGGGCACGATCGCGTCTTCGACCACATGATGCTCGACGGGCTGGAGGACGCCTACGAGCCCGGCCGCAGCATGGGCACGTTCGGCGAGGACTGCGCCGCCAAATACCAGTTCACCCGCGAGCAGCAGGACGCCTTTGCCACCGAGAGCGTGCGCCGCGCCCAGCGGGCGGTCGCGGACGGCAGCTTCGCCGCCGAGATCACCCCGGTGACGGTGAAGGACCGCGCGGGTGAGCGCGTCGTCGCCCAGGACGAGGGCCCGGGCAAGATCAAGCTCGACAAGATCCCGCAGCTCAAGCCCGCGTTCAAGAAGGATGGCACCATCACCGCGGCGTCGAGCTCTTCCATCAACGACGGCGCGGCCGCGCTGGTGCTGATGCGCGCCTCCACCGCCGCCAAGCTCGGCTGCCAGCCGCTGGCGCGCATCGTCGGCCACGCGGTGCATGCGCAGGAGCCGAACTGGTTCACCACCGCGCCGGTGGGCGCGACGCGCAAGCTGCTGGCCAAGATCGGCTGGCAGGTGTCGGACGTACAGCTGTGGGAGGTCAACGAAGCGTTCGCCGTCGTGCCGATGGCGCTGATGACCGAGCTGGGCGTGTCGCACGACATCGTCAACGTCAACGGCGGTGCCTGCGCGCTCGGGCACCCGATCGGCTGCAGCGGGGCGCGCATCATGGTCACGCTGATGCACGCGATGCGCGCGCGGGGTCTGAAGCGCGGTGTCGCCACGCTGTGCATCGGTGGCGGCGAGGGTACCGCCGTGGCGATCGAGATGCTGTGACGCGGCGATCGTGATTCGCGGGGCCCGCCGGGGCCCCGCTTGCCTTGTTCGCTGACCCTGCCGCCCGACAGGAGGTTTCGATGCTGCTCAGCCCCGATCAAGAGATGATTCGTGATGCGGTGCGCGCGTTCGCCCGCGAACAGCTCTGGCCCCATGCCGCGCGCTGGGACCGCGAGCACACCTTTCCGCACGAAGCGCACCGGGGGCTGGCGGCGCTGGGCTGCTACGGCGTGTGTGTGCCCACCGAGTACGGCGGGGCGGGACTGGACTACCTGAGCCTGGCCGTCGTACTGGAGGAGATCGCCGCGGGCGACGGCGGCACCAGCACTGCGATCAGCGTCAACAACTGCCCGGTGTGCGCGATCCTGCTGCGCTACGGCAGCGAGGCGCAAAAGCAGCGCTGGCTGGTACCGCTGGCGCAGGGGCAGATGCTCGGCGCTTTCTGCCTGACCGAGCCGCACGTGGGGTCGGACGCGGCCGCGCTGCGCACCACCGCGCGGCGCGAGGGCGACACCTACGTCCTCGACGGCGTCAAGCAGTTCATCACCAGCGGCAAAAACGGCCAGGTCGCCATCGTCATCGCCGTGACCGACAAGGCGGCGGGCAAGCGCGGCATGAGCGCCTTCATCGTCCCCACCGACACACCGGGCTACATCGTCGCGCGGCTGGAGGACAAGGTCGGCCAACACTCCAGCGACACCGCGCAGATCCGGCTGGAAAACTGCCGCATCCCGGTCGAGAACCGCATCGGCGAGGAGGGTGAGGGGTACAAAATCGCCTTGTCTGCGCTGGAGGGTGGGCGCATCGGCATCGCCGCGCAGAGCATCGGCATGGCGCGCAGCGCGCTCGAGGTGGCCATCGACTACGCCAAGCAGCGCGAGAGCTTCGGCAAGCCGATCTGGGAGCACCAGGCCGTGGGCTTCCGGCTGGCGGACGCGGCAGCCAAGCTGGAAGCGGCACGACAGCTCACCTGGCACGCGGCAGCGCTGCGCGATGCGGGGCGGCCCTGCCTGAAGGAGGCGGCGATGGCCAAGCTCATCGCCAGCGAGACGGCGGAGGGGGTGTGCTCCGTCGCGATCCAGACGCTGGGCGGCTACGGCTATGTCAGCGACTTTCCCGTCGAGCGCATCTGGCGCGACGTGCGCGTATGCCAGATCTACGAGGGCACGAGCGACGTGCAAAAGATCCTGATCCAGCGGGCGTTGTGATCGGGGCACCCCGACCTGCCTGGATGGGCGGGGGGCGGGGCTTGCACGCCGCGTTTGTGTGTGCTCTCCAGTCTGGTGTTCTCCAGTCTGGTTGACGACTCCATCGGCGAGCTCTACATTTCGATCCAAATTTGGAGCTGAGAAATGGAAACCATACTGGCCGATGTCGCCGTCAGCATGTCGGAATTCAAGAAGAACCCTGCCGCGGTGCTGCGGCACGCACACCGTCGTCCGGTGGCGGTCTTGAGTCACAACCGCCCCGCGTTCTACATGATCGAACCCCGACTGTTCGAGGACATCATGGAAGCGTTGGCGGATCAGGATCTGTACCGTCGGGCCGCCAGCCGTCTGGCCGAGAAAGGGCGGGCCGTCGAGGTGAACCTTGAGGACCTCTGACCCCCCTGGCGCGCAGCCACCGCAGCCGTACCGCTTGCATTTCATGCCGGAGGCACTGGAGGAGTGGCACCGTCTGGATGGATCGGTCAAGGCCAGCCTGAAAAAGCTGCTCAAAAAGCGTCTCGTACAGCCTCATGTACCCGGTGGTGCCCTGACGGGTCCGTTGGCGGGCTGCTACAAAATCAAGTTGCGCAAGCAAGGGGTGCGGTTGGTGTACGCGGTCGAGGACGACCGCCCCATCGTCCTGGTGCTGGCGATCGACAGACGGGAGCGCGACCAGGTTTACCGATCGGCCCTCGTACGCGTCTCTGCCCCGCCGGATCGGCCCAAAGGGCGATGACGGCCGCGGCGTCGCGGGTGCAGCTCTGACCGTATCCGCCGGCGTATCATCGGCGCCGTGAACATCATCATCTTTGGCGCGGGCCGGGTCGGCGAGAGCGTCGCCGAGAGCCTGGTCTCGGAGCAAAACGACATCACCGTCATCGACCAGGACCCGGCGCGCGTGCGCGCGCTGGAGGAACGGCTCGACCTGCGCGGCGTGGTCGGCAATGGCATCCAGCCGTCGGTGCTCGCCGAGGCGGGCGCGAAGGACGCCGACATGCTGATCGCCTGCGCGGCGCTGGACGAGTCCAACCTGGTCGTGTGCAAGGTGGCGCACGACGTTTTTCAGGTGCCGACGACGATCGCGCGCCTGCGCTCGCCCGAGTTCGAGGAGGGCAGCGAGCTGCTGGGCAAGAGCGGCTTCGCGGTGGATCACGTGATCTGTCCCGAGGAATCGGTGATGCGCACGATCCACCAGCTCATCGACTACCCCGAGGCGCTGCAGGTGGTGGAGTTTGCCGAGGGGCGGGTGTGCCTGATCGTCGTGCGCGCCACGGCGGGTGGCGCGCTGGTGGGGCACACGATCGGGGAGTTCCGCGAGCGCTTTCCGCAGGCGGAAATGCGCGTCGTGGCCCTGTACCGGCTCGACACCGAGATGGATGCCACCGCCCAGACGCGCATCCTGCCGGGGGACGAGGTGTTCGTGCTGGCCGCGAGCGACAAGATCCGGCTGGTGCTCGCGGCGATCCACAACATCGACAAGCCGGTGCAGCGCGTGATGATCGCCGGGGGCGGCAAGGTGGGGCTGCGGCTAGCGCGCTCGCTGATCGGGCAGTGTCAGGTCAAGATCATCGAGAGCAACGCCAAGCGTTGCGAATACCTGGCCAGCCAGCTCCCCTCCAGCACGTTGGTGCTGCACGGCGACAGCGTCGACGAAGAGCTGCTGGAGGAAGAGAACGTCGCCGACATGGACCTGTTTCTGGCGCTGACCAACGACGACGAGGACAACATCATGTCGGCGATGCTGGCCAAGCGGCTGGGGGCGCGGCGGGTGATGGCGCTGATCAACCGCCGGGCCTATGCCGAAATGATGCAGGGCAGCACGATCGACATCGCGATCTCACCGGCGCAGACGGTGATCGGCGAGTTGCTGGCGCACGTGCGCCGTGGCGACGTGGTGGCCGTGCACAGCCTGCGCCGCGGCGCGGCCGAAGCGCTGGAAGGCGTGGCGCGCGGTGACGTGAAGACCTCGCGACTGGTGGGCCGGCGGGTGGAGGAGGTCAAGCTGCCCAAGGGTGCGCGCATCGGCGCCATCGTGCGCGGCGAGGGACGCGACGCCGAGGTGCTGATGCCGCACCACGACACGCTGATCCAGGCCGACGACCACATCATCATCTTCATCCCCAACAAGCGGCTGGTGCGCGAGGTCGAAAAACTCTTCCAGGTCGGTGCCACCTTCTTCGGTTGACGACGCACCATGCCTTTCGTGCGCATCGCTCCCGTGCTGGGTGTTGTGGTCATGGTGTTCGCGCTGACCATGGCGGTGCCGTGGGCCGTGGCCGCGTCGCTGCACGATGGGGCCGCCGGCGTGTGGTCCGCCCCGATGCTCGGCACGCTGCTCGTGGGAGCGGGCGTGTGGGCCTGGGGGCGGCGGCGGGTGGGGGACGAGCCGGACCTGCTGCCGCGCGACGGGATGCTGCTGGTGGTCCTGGCGTGGACGGTGCTGCCGGCGGTGGCCGCCGTGCCGCTGTGGGTCTATTTCCGTGACACGGCGCAGCCGATCACCGTCACGCAGGCGTATTTCGAGACGATGTCGGCGCTGACCACCACCGGGGCCACCGTGCTCGTGGGGTTGGACGACCTGCCGCCCTCGATCAACCTGTGGCGCGGTCAGTTGCAGTGGATCGGGGGCATGGGCATCCTGGTGCTGGCGGTGGCGATTCTGCCGATGCTGGGCGTGGGCGGGCAGCTGTTCCGTGCCGAATCCACTGGGCCGATGAAGGACGCGCGGCTTACCCCGCGCATCCGCGAGACCGCCAAGGGCTTGTGGAGCGTGTACGCGGTGATTTCGCTGGCGTGCCTGCTGGCCTACCGCTGGGGGGGGATGTCGTGGCTGGATGCGTGGATCCACATGTTCACGACGATGAGCCTGGGGGGCATGTCG
This region of Tepidimonas taiwanensis genomic DNA includes:
- a CDS encoding prenyltransferase — protein: MSTPPAPAAPLTPAAAWRLARPGFLWVTVAAVALGLAMAAACGCGFDPLRAGVTVALAVLAHAAANAWNDYHDALNGADAANPAPLSPFTGGSRVIPSGDASPAQARALALGLTGLVVLGGMWLALGAGGGLIAIGAAGVLLGWAYSAPPLRLMARGLGELTVATAWWLVVLRAYHSQRGQWSVVAAASALPFALLVAAILLINGVPDAPWDARVGKRTLAVRVGPIGVAALYTALVVLAHGGLVASVLAQVTPRVGWWGLASLPLSLAAAALLWRHVARAAPVTALRPAIVLTITAALVHALALTAAFATVAATL
- a CDS encoding MerR family transcriptional regulator, with amino-acid sequence MASQTTYTIGDLAREFDLTTRAIRFYEDMGLLQPKRTGPGGRSRVYSARDRTRLKLVLRAKRLGLSLSEAKELIDMYDSPRDTGPQLRKFLEVLAVHRRQIEDQMADLQATLDEIKAHEKEARALLARLGEGAASPGKAA
- a CDS encoding isovaleryl-CoA dehydrogenase, encoding MTHLPGLDFQLGEDIDALRDAVRAFAAAEIAPRAAEIDRTDQFPMDLWPKMGELGVLGITVEETYGGAGMGYLAHMIAMEEISRASASVGLSYGAHSNLCVNQIRRNGTEAQKRKYLPKLISGEHVGALAMSEPGAGSDVVSMKLRAEDKGGYYLLNGSKMWITNGPDADTLVVYAKTEPELGARGITAFLIEKGMKGFSVAQKLDKLGMRGSHTGELVFENVEVPAENILGGLNNGVKVLMSGLDYERAVLAAGPVGIMQAVMDNVIPYIHDRKQFGQSIGEFQLIQGKVADMYTTLQAARSFLYTVGKNLDRLGSDHVRQVRKDCASVILWCAEQATRMAGDGIQIFGGNGYINEYPLGRLWRDAKLYEIGAGTSEIRRMLIGRELFAETM
- the can gene encoding carbonate dehydratase, which gives rise to MPWRHLLAHNREWAARMEAERPGFFARLAQQQSPRYMWIGCSDSRVPANQITGLEPGEVFVHRNVANVVVPTDLNCLSTIQYAVDMLRVEHLMVVGHYGCGGVQAALEGIRVGLADNWLRHVRDVADRHQRWLLAVPAERRLDLLCELNVIEQVRHVAQSTVLQDAWARGQPVMLHGWVYGLKDGLLQDLRLSMDSPDRVEAVYRAACEVAACRHGADLS
- the aceK gene encoding bifunctional isocitrate dehydrogenase kinase/phosphatase, which translates into the protein MLLSRLDSQLAYDIARAMIDGFNRHYRLFRTESARAKHRFETADWAGQQRAQRERIEFYDLRVKECVTRLEREFRASQQPMEVWQQVKLLYIGMLVDHRQPELAETFFNSVTTKILHRSYFQNDFIFVRPAISTEYIEPEDPNAHTTYRCYYPKSVDELPATFTRLIEDFGLRVPFEDLARDVGDVVAGLLPLFDHRRLRANFQIQVLDSLFYRNKGAYAVGKLINGFQEVPFALPILHDEQGRLVIDALLHGEDDLLMVFSFARAYFMVDMEVPSAYVQFLRSLMPRKPRAEFYNALGLAKQGKTLFYRDFLYHLRHSTDQFRIAPGIKGMVMLVFDLPSFPFVFKVIKDRFPPQKETTREQIRAKYQLVKQHDRVGRMADTLEFSNVGFPRARFSDELIAELLEHAPSQVEIGDRDGDGTQEVLIKHVYIERRMIPLNIYLQECFDTLQRDPNDARARQQLEHAVIEYGNAIKDLVAANIFPGDMLWKNFGITRHGKVVFYDYDEIEYITDCNFRRVPPPRDEDDELSGEVWYSVGPHDVFPETFGPFLLANPLVREVFMRHHADLLDPAYWQAHKERILAGHVHDVFPYERERRFRAHRIVPLSPTAEDASASAASPSPQPIGVTP
- a CDS encoding acetyl-CoA C-acyltransferase, producing the protein MSQADPIVIVGAARTPMGSFQGDFSSLAAHDLGAAAIRAAVERAGIAPDAVDEVLMGNCLMAGQGQAPARQAALKAGLPKSAGAVTLSKMCGSGMRAAMFAHDMLVAGTADVVVAGGMESMTNAPYLLLKGRGGYRMGHDRVFDHMMLDGLEDAYEPGRSMGTFGEDCAAKYQFTREQQDAFATESVRRAQRAVADGSFAAEITPVTVKDRAGERVVAQDEGPGKIKLDKIPQLKPAFKKDGTITAASSSSINDGAAALVLMRASTAAKLGCQPLARIVGHAVHAQEPNWFTTAPVGATRKLLAKIGWQVSDVQLWEVNEAFAVVPMALMTELGVSHDIVNVNGGACALGHPIGCSGARIMVTLMHAMRARGLKRGVATLCIGGGEGTAVAIEML
- a CDS encoding acyl-CoA dehydrogenase family protein yields the protein MLLSPDQEMIRDAVRAFAREQLWPHAARWDREHTFPHEAHRGLAALGCYGVCVPTEYGGAGLDYLSLAVVLEEIAAGDGGTSTAISVNNCPVCAILLRYGSEAQKQRWLVPLAQGQMLGAFCLTEPHVGSDAAALRTTARREGDTYVLDGVKQFITSGKNGQVAIVIAVTDKAAGKRGMSAFIVPTDTPGYIVARLEDKVGQHSSDTAQIRLENCRIPVENRIGEEGEGYKIALSALEGGRIGIAAQSIGMARSALEVAIDYAKQRESFGKPIWEHQAVGFRLADAAAKLEAARQLTWHAAALRDAGRPCLKEAAMAKLIASETAEGVCSVAIQTLGGYGYVSDFPVERIWRDVRVCQIYEGTSDVQKILIQRAL
- a CDS encoding type II toxin-antitoxin system Phd/YefM family antitoxin, which translates into the protein METILADVAVSMSEFKKNPAAVLRHAHRRPVAVLSHNRPAFYMIEPRLFEDIMEALADQDLYRRAASRLAEKGRAVEVNLEDL
- a CDS encoding type II toxin-antitoxin system RelE family toxin encodes the protein MRTSDPPGAQPPQPYRLHFMPEALEEWHRLDGSVKASLKKLLKKRLVQPHVPGGALTGPLAGCYKIKLRKQGVRLVYAVEDDRPIVLVLAIDRRERDQVYRSALVRVSAPPDRPKGR
- the trkA gene encoding Trk system potassium transporter TrkA, yielding MNIIIFGAGRVGESVAESLVSEQNDITVIDQDPARVRALEERLDLRGVVGNGIQPSVLAEAGAKDADMLIACAALDESNLVVCKVAHDVFQVPTTIARLRSPEFEEGSELLGKSGFAVDHVICPEESVMRTIHQLIDYPEALQVVEFAEGRVCLIVVRATAGGALVGHTIGEFRERFPQAEMRVVALYRLDTEMDATAQTRILPGDEVFVLAASDKIRLVLAAIHNIDKPVQRVMIAGGGKVGLRLARSLIGQCQVKIIESNAKRCEYLASQLPSSTLVLHGDSVDEELLEEENVADMDLFLALTNDDEDNIMSAMLAKRLGARRVMALINRRAYAEMMQGSTIDIAISPAQTVIGELLAHVRRGDVVAVHSLRRGAAEALEGVARGDVKTSRLVGRRVEEVKLPKGARIGAIVRGEGRDAEVLMPHHDTLIQADDHIIIFIPNKRLVREVEKLFQVGATFFG